One Cupriavidus taiwanensis DNA window includes the following coding sequences:
- a CDS encoding CaiB/BaiF CoA transferase family protein has translation MTQTSPGALAGIRVVDLSRILGGPYCGQILGDHGADVLKIEPPQGDDTRTWGPPFKDGVASYYFGLNRNKRVMRLDLAAAADREVLLALLAEADVLVENFKTGTLEKWGLGYDALSERFPRLVHCRVSGFGADGPLGGLPGYDAAIQAMSGILSINGEADGDPLRVGLPVVDMVTGLNAVIGVLLALQERARSGRGQFVEAALYDSGLSLLHPHAANWFMSGKTPQRTGNAHPNIYPYDTVATATDPVFLAVGNDRQFRILCDHLQLPALADDARYATAGARSVNRVALKAELEASMRTLDGKALADALVAAGVPCAPVLSVADALQHPHTRHRGMVVEMEGGYQGLGAPVKLSRTPATYRHAPLSEGDAFLE, from the coding sequence ATGACCCAAACCAGCCCCGGCGCGCTTGCCGGCATCCGCGTGGTCGACCTGTCGCGCATCCTGGGCGGCCCGTACTGCGGCCAGATCCTGGGCGACCACGGCGCCGACGTGCTCAAGATCGAACCGCCGCAGGGCGACGACACCCGTACCTGGGGGCCGCCGTTCAAGGACGGCGTGGCGTCCTACTACTTCGGCCTGAACCGCAACAAGCGCGTGATGCGGCTGGACCTGGCCGCCGCGGCCGACCGCGAGGTGCTGCTGGCCCTGCTGGCCGAGGCCGACGTGCTGGTCGAGAATTTCAAGACCGGCACGCTGGAGAAGTGGGGACTGGGCTATGACGCGCTGTCCGAGCGCTTCCCGCGGCTGGTGCATTGCCGCGTGTCGGGCTTCGGCGCCGACGGCCCGCTGGGCGGCCTGCCCGGCTACGATGCCGCGATCCAGGCCATGTCCGGCATCCTCAGCATCAACGGCGAGGCCGATGGCGATCCGCTGCGCGTGGGTTTGCCGGTGGTCGACATGGTGACCGGCCTCAACGCCGTGATCGGCGTGCTGCTGGCGCTGCAGGAGCGCGCGCGCAGCGGCCGCGGGCAGTTCGTCGAAGCCGCGCTGTATGACTCGGGACTGTCGCTGCTGCATCCGCATGCGGCCAACTGGTTCATGAGCGGCAAGACGCCGCAGCGCACCGGCAACGCGCATCCCAACATCTATCCGTACGACACCGTCGCCACCGCCACCGACCCGGTCTTCCTGGCGGTCGGCAATGACCGGCAGTTTCGCATCCTGTGCGATCACCTGCAGCTGCCGGCGCTGGCCGACGACGCGCGCTACGCCACCGCCGGCGCGCGTTCGGTCAATCGCGTGGCGCTGAAGGCCGAGCTGGAAGCCAGCATGCGCACGCTCGACGGCAAGGCGCTGGCGGATGCGCTGGTGGCTGCCGGCGTGCCATGCGCGCCGGTGCTGTCGGTGGCCGATGCCTTGCAGCATCCGCATACGCGGCATCGCGGGATGGTGGTGGAGATGGAGGGCGGGTACCAGGGCCTGGGCGCGCCGGTGAAGCTGAGCCGGACGCCGGCGACGTACCGGCATGCGCCGCTCAGCGAGGGCGACGCATTCCTCGAGTAG